Proteins found in one Poecilia reticulata strain Guanapo linkage group LG6, Guppy_female_1.0+MT, whole genome shotgun sequence genomic segment:
- the LOC103465707 gene encoding nucleobindin-2 translates to MVRRRALARCGLVLLSLWLCIHSVPISVEKAKDKPEVEQLEPPQSADTGLHYDRYLREVIEYLEKDPHFREKLKNANMDDIKQGKLSKELDFVQHNFRSKLDELKREEMNRLRLLIKAKHNLREGNGNTLDHQALLKQFEHLNHMNPHTFEVEDLDRLIQSATKDLENYDKEHHDEFKRYEMMKEHERRERLKTMSEEDRKKEEQHYEEMKKKHANHPKVNHPGSEDQLKEVWQESDGLDPEDFDPKTFFKMHDSNGDGFFDESELEALFTKELEKVYNPENEEDDMVEMEEERLRMREHVMNEVDTNKDRLVSMSEFIAATKKVEFHEKDEWGTLDQNPAYTEEELREYERQIANEEDDINAKTAELQKQREELERKQEELDTQKSGLKQAMEEMEKIKAQSLKAEAKQPRGPMAEAEPAPVVPGNAQPLPPGHQQQDVPVPGHS, encoded by the exons aTGGTGAGGAGAAGAGCATTGGCCCGCTGCGGGCTGGTGCTGctcagtttgtggttgtgcaTCCATTCAGTGCCTATCAGTGTGGAGAAGGCCAAAGACAAGCCAGAGGTGGAGCAGCTGGAGCCACCGCAGAGTGCC GACACCGGTCTGCACTACGACCGCTACCTCAGGGAAGTCATCGAGTACCTGGAGAAAGACCCCCACTTcagagaaaagctgaaaaacgccaacatggatgacatcaag CAAGGCAAGCTCTCCAAAGAGCTGGACTTTGTTCAACACAATTTCCGAAGCAAGCTGGACGAGCTGAAGAGGGAGGAGATGAACCGGCTGCGGTTGCTAATCAAAGCCAAACACAACCTCCGGGAGGGGAACG GGAACACACTGGACCACCAGGCCCTGCTGAAGCAGTTTGAGCACCTCAACCACATGAACCCACACACTTTTGAGGTGGAGGACCTGGATCGCCTCATCCAATCG GCAACAAAGGATCTGGAAAACTACGACAAGGAGCACCACGATGAGTTCAAGCGTTATGAGATGATGAAGGAGCACGAGAGGAGGGAGCGCTTGAAAACGATGAGCGAGGAGGACCGGAAGAAGGAGGAGCAGCACTACGAAGAGATGAAGAAGAAGCATGCCAACCATCCTAAAGTTAACCACCCT ggcAGTGAAGACCAGCTGAAAGAGGTGTGGCAGGAGTCAGACGGTTTGGACCCAGAGGACTTTGATCCCAAAACCTTCTTCAAAATGCACG ACAGCAATGGCGACGGCTTCTTTGATGAAAGCGAGCTGGAAGCTCTCTTTACAAAAGAG CTGGAGAAGGTGTACAACCCTGAGAACGAGGAGGACGACATGGTTGAGATGGAGGAAGAGAGGCTGAGGATGAGGGAGCATGTCATGAATGAG GTGGACACAAACAAAGACAGGCTTGTGTCAATGAGCGAGTTCATAGCAGCAACCAAGAAGGTGGAATTCCATGAGAAAGATGAGTGGGGG ACTTTAGATCAAAACCCTGCTTACACCGAGGAGGAGCTGAGGGAGTACGAGCGGCAAATTGCCAACGAGGAGGACGACATCAACGCCAAGACGGCTGAGTTGCAGAAACAGAGGGAGGAGctagaaagaaaacaggaagaactAGATACTCAGAAGTCAGGGCTAAAACAG GCAATGGAAGAAATGGAAAAGATCAAAGCCCAGAGTTTAAAAGCTGAAGCAAAAC AGCCCCGAGGCCCGATGGCTGAGGCGGAACCTGCACCAGTCGTACCAGGAAACGCCCAACCTCTGCCTCCTGGTCACCAACAGCAGGATGTGCCAGTGCCAGGACACTCCTAG